One window of Acuticoccus sediminis genomic DNA carries:
- a CDS encoding transporter substrate-binding domain-containing protein: MNPVKDGWRVGVLFSQSGTTVVTETEHLRGTELAITEINAAGGVLGRPIVPIVYDPGARNADYLALARRMLAEDEIDIIFGCSMSASRKTVLPIVERHNGLLFYPSMYEGFEYCENVLYCGATVNQTCLPLADFLLKHYGGRIYFVGSDYVFPRESNRIMQELIEARGGEVVGETYVPLETGTEALEDLIPKIRTAAPDAVFSTIIGKPAQAFYGLYHEAGFDRARHPIASLTMAETEMATIGIEKCAGHILAATYFQTIDSDVNRAFVAAFKDRFGGDATTSTWSEVAYMQVHLFARALERVGSADPRRIALDPLGDEFDTPEGRVRVDADTRHLWLTPRIGIARPDGLFDIAWESRVAIRPDPYLAATRIEEPALESWV, encoded by the coding sequence TTGAATCCTGTAAAAGACGGCTGGCGCGTCGGGGTCCTCTTCTCCCAGAGCGGCACCACCGTCGTCACCGAAACCGAGCACCTGCGCGGCACCGAGCTCGCCATCACCGAGATCAACGCCGCCGGCGGCGTCCTCGGCCGCCCCATCGTGCCCATCGTCTACGACCCGGGCGCCCGCAACGCCGACTACCTCGCGCTTGCCCGCCGGATGCTCGCCGAGGACGAGATCGACATCATCTTCGGCTGCTCCATGTCGGCGAGCCGCAAGACGGTGCTGCCCATCGTCGAGCGGCACAACGGCCTCCTCTTCTACCCCTCGATGTACGAGGGGTTCGAGTATTGCGAGAACGTCCTCTACTGCGGCGCGACGGTGAACCAGACGTGCCTGCCGCTCGCGGACTTCCTGCTGAAGCACTACGGCGGCCGCATCTACTTCGTCGGCTCGGACTACGTGTTCCCGCGCGAATCCAACCGCATCATGCAGGAGCTGATCGAGGCGCGCGGCGGCGAGGTGGTGGGCGAGACCTACGTGCCGCTGGAGACCGGGACCGAGGCGCTCGAGGACCTCATCCCGAAGATCCGCACCGCGGCGCCGGACGCGGTCTTCTCCACCATCATCGGCAAGCCCGCCCAGGCCTTCTACGGCCTCTACCACGAGGCGGGCTTCGACCGGGCGCGCCACCCGATCGCCAGCCTCACCATGGCCGAGACGGAGATGGCGACCATCGGCATCGAGAAGTGCGCCGGCCACATCCTCGCCGCCACCTACTTCCAGACCATCGACAGCGACGTGAACCGCGCCTTCGTCGCCGCCTTCAAGGACCGCTTCGGCGGCGACGCGACGACCAGCACCTGGTCCGAGGTCGCCTACATGCAGGTCCACCTCTTCGCCCGGGCGCTGGAGCGCGTCGGCAGCGCCGATCCGCGCCGCATCGCGCTCGACCCGCTCGGCGACGAGTTCGACACGCCCGAGGGGCGCGTGCGCGTGGACGCCGACACGCGCCATCTCTGGCTGACGCCGCGCATCGGCATCGCCCGCCCCGACGGGCTGTTCGACATCGCCTGGGAGAGCCGCGTCGCGATCCGCCCGGACCCCTACCTCGCCGCCACGCGGATCGAGGAACCGGCCCTGGAGTCGTGGGTCTGA
- a CDS encoding ANTAR domain-containing response regulator has protein sequence MKGARRILDELRRARVLLIHPRDEEGELLAAHLKRLGCAVSHAWPPPATLPEGVDTVLVSVDDAAVGDMVQLLGAHDVAVIAIVTYESPTTLVSIYDLNAHGVMSKPLRPLGILTQFTLARYRHRTEGRLNGKIRKLEETLKGRRMVDRAIRLLMDEQGMNEDAAYRLLRDQATAERIPLSSIAEEIVTAYETMARMGLNRARVPAPKE, from the coding sequence ATGAAGGGGGCGCGCCGGATCCTCGACGAGCTGCGCCGGGCACGCGTCCTCCTCATCCACCCTCGGGACGAGGAGGGGGAGCTGCTCGCCGCCCACCTCAAGCGCCTCGGCTGCGCCGTCAGCCACGCCTGGCCGCCGCCCGCCACGCTGCCCGAGGGCGTCGACACCGTGCTCGTCTCGGTCGACGACGCGGCGGTCGGCGACATGGTGCAGCTCCTCGGCGCGCACGACGTCGCCGTCATCGCCATCGTCACCTACGAGAGCCCGACGACGCTCGTGTCGATCTACGACCTCAACGCCCACGGGGTGATGAGCAAGCCGCTGCGTCCGCTCGGCATCCTCACCCAGTTCACCCTCGCCCGGTACCGCCACCGCACGGAGGGTCGGCTCAACGGCAAGATCCGCAAGCTGGAGGAGACGCTGAAGGGCCGCCGCATGGTGGACCGTGCCATCCGTCTGCTGATGGACGAGCAGGGCATGAACGAGGACGCCGCCTACCGCCTCCTGCGCGACCAGGCGACGGCAGAGCGCATCCCCCTCAGCTCCATCGCCGAGGAGATCGTCACCGCCTACGAGACGATGGCGCGCATGGGCCTCAACCGCGCCCGCGTGCCCGCGCCGAAAGAATAG
- a CDS encoding nitrilase family protein produces MPPDSGPGRYTVACVQFEPVIGDRAGNLAKIEAKVRAAHAAGASLVVLPELADSGYVFDSAEELARLAGPVPDGESAARLVALARELGIHIVSGLAEAADGHFYNAAMLTGPDGYIGTYRKLHLWFRETLFFAKGDLGLPVFDTPLGRIGMAVCYDGWFPETFRTLADAGADLVAIPTNWVPMPAQDPKAEAMANTLHKAAAHSNGLYIACADRVGVERDQPFIGQSLIVGPDGWPLAGPADRSREETLLAEVDIGGIATVRQLNQYNHVHADRRRDVYR; encoded by the coding sequence ATGCCCCCAGACAGCGGCCCCGGCCGCTATACGGTCGCGTGCGTCCAGTTCGAGCCCGTCATCGGCGATCGCGCGGGCAACCTCGCGAAGATCGAGGCGAAGGTGCGCGCCGCACACGCGGCCGGCGCGAGCCTCGTCGTGCTCCCCGAGCTCGCCGACAGCGGCTACGTGTTCGACAGCGCCGAGGAGCTCGCCCGCCTCGCCGGCCCGGTCCCGGACGGGGAGAGCGCGGCGCGGCTCGTCGCGCTCGCCCGGGAGCTCGGCATCCACATCGTCTCCGGCCTCGCCGAGGCGGCGGACGGACACTTCTACAACGCGGCGATGCTGACCGGGCCGGACGGCTACATCGGCACCTACCGCAAGCTTCACCTGTGGTTCCGCGAGACGCTCTTCTTCGCGAAGGGCGACCTCGGCCTGCCGGTGTTCGACACGCCCCTCGGCCGGATCGGCATGGCCGTCTGCTACGACGGGTGGTTCCCGGAGACCTTCCGCACCCTCGCGGACGCGGGCGCCGACCTCGTCGCGATCCCCACCAACTGGGTGCCGATGCCGGCCCAGGACCCGAAGGCCGAGGCGATGGCGAACACGCTGCACAAGGCCGCCGCCCACTCCAACGGCCTCTACATCGCCTGCGCCGACCGCGTCGGCGTCGAGCGCGACCAGCCCTTCATCGGCCAGAGCCTCATCGTCGGACCCGACGGCTGGCCGCTCGCCGGCCCGGCCGACCGGAGCCGCGAGGAGACCCTCCTCGCCGAGGTGGACATCGGCGGCATCGCCACCGTCCGACAGCTCAACCAGTACAACCACGTCCACGCCGACCGCCGGCGCGACGTGTACCGCTGA
- a CDS encoding substrate-binding protein — MTSTRCHSARFLGLLAATVLAGTVAAQAADPIKIGVPVGLSGANSVVAPSVVQAAELAVEEINAAGGVLGRPLELVVADDGSGAVGAQKAFDALVFRDEVDVLISMETSAARNAGLPIVQRGRIPYIYTSFYEGRSCNPFLYVNAWVPEQQVPPVVDYLKKEGATKYFLVGSDYAFGRGMLEFAGKYIGETGGEVVGEEYLPMDGTDWTAIISQLKKSGADALITSTAGGAPNVTLTKQLRGAGVTIPYANLAVDEGTAKSMGGDAEGILISASYITGIDSPENKAFLEAMDAKFGEDLRTPNDLSVPQYEGVYLYKAAVEKAGSTDPRDVLKALGEVSFTGPRGTIEMSKQHHAPLTMYLGEVQADGSVKVVEAFENVDPGEQCPDL, encoded by the coding sequence ATGACCAGCACTAGGTGCCACAGCGCCAGGTTCCTGGGACTACTCGCGGCCACCGTCCTTGCCGGAACGGTCGCCGCCCAGGCCGCGGACCCGATCAAGATCGGCGTGCCGGTGGGCCTGTCGGGCGCCAACAGCGTCGTCGCCCCCTCCGTCGTCCAGGCCGCCGAGCTCGCGGTCGAGGAGATCAACGCGGCGGGCGGCGTCCTCGGCCGGCCGCTTGAGCTGGTGGTGGCGGACGACGGGTCGGGCGCGGTCGGCGCGCAGAAGGCCTTCGACGCCCTCGTCTTCCGCGACGAGGTGGACGTCCTCATCTCGATGGAGACGAGCGCGGCGCGCAACGCCGGCCTGCCGATCGTCCAGCGCGGGCGGATCCCCTACATCTACACCTCGTTCTATGAGGGCCGCTCCTGCAATCCCTTCCTCTACGTCAACGCCTGGGTGCCCGAGCAGCAGGTGCCGCCGGTGGTGGACTACCTGAAGAAGGAAGGCGCGACGAAGTACTTCCTCGTCGGCTCCGACTACGCCTTCGGCCGCGGCATGCTCGAGTTCGCCGGCAAATACATCGGCGAGACCGGCGGCGAGGTCGTCGGCGAGGAGTACCTGCCGATGGACGGGACCGACTGGACCGCCATCATCTCCCAGCTGAAGAAGTCCGGCGCCGACGCGCTGATCACCTCCACCGCCGGCGGCGCCCCCAACGTGACGCTGACCAAGCAGCTTCGCGGCGCAGGCGTCACCATCCCCTACGCCAACCTCGCGGTGGACGAGGGCACGGCCAAGTCCATGGGCGGCGACGCCGAGGGCATCCTCATCTCCGCCTCGTACATCACCGGCATCGACAGCCCCGAGAACAAGGCGTTCCTCGAGGCGATGGACGCGAAGTTCGGCGAGGACCTGCGCACCCCGAACGACCTCTCGGTGCCGCAGTACGAGGGCGTGTACCTCTACAAGGCGGCCGTCGAGAAGGCCGGTTCGACCGACCCGCGCGACGTCCTCAAGGCGCTCGGCGAGGTCTCCTTCACGGGTCCGCGCGGCACCATCGAGATGTCCAAGCAGCACCATGCGCCGCTGACGATGTATCTCGGCGAGGTGCAGGCCGACGGCTCGGTGAAGGTGGTCGAGGCGTTCGAGAACGTCGACCCCGGCGAGCAGTGCCCGGATCTCTGA
- a CDS encoding branched-chain amino acid ABC transporter permease has product MTLLLDAVTTSAVLFIVATGLLTIFGVLKIINFAHGAWLTVGGYCAVATAQMGLNPWVALPIAFVAGSVLGLLTERLIVRPLYSRPLDAILATWGLGIVIGQLITLTFGRDVQFTASLIPGTVDVLGTSYSAYRLFALVAAVLLGLGFAWLMEGTRLGLSARAVIMNETLARILGLDTSKIRTVTFMIGTGLAGLAGVLLTPLTSVDPNMGVAWLVGSFMLVMVAGQSFGALALACLLLGGAQVVVSTYVSPILGGITVAVLAAFILRLSPKGFSRA; this is encoded by the coding sequence ATGACCCTCCTCCTCGACGCCGTGACGACCTCGGCCGTCCTCTTCATCGTCGCGACGGGCCTGCTGACGATCTTCGGTGTCCTCAAGATCATCAACTTCGCCCACGGCGCGTGGCTCACGGTCGGCGGCTACTGCGCGGTCGCGACGGCGCAGATGGGCCTCAACCCCTGGGTGGCGCTGCCCATCGCCTTCGTCGCCGGCAGCGTCCTCGGCCTGCTGACGGAGCGGTTGATCGTCCGCCCACTCTATTCCCGCCCGCTCGACGCCATCCTCGCGACCTGGGGCCTCGGCATCGTCATCGGCCAGCTGATCACGCTCACCTTCGGCCGCGACGTGCAGTTCACCGCGAGCCTCATCCCCGGGACGGTCGACGTCCTCGGCACCTCATACTCGGCCTACCGCCTGTTCGCGCTGGTCGCCGCGGTGCTCCTCGGTCTCGGCTTCGCATGGCTGATGGAAGGCACCCGCCTCGGCCTCTCCGCCCGCGCCGTCATCATGAACGAGACGCTGGCGCGGATCCTCGGGCTCGACACCTCGAAGATCCGCACCGTGACCTTCATGATCGGCACTGGCCTCGCCGGCCTCGCCGGCGTGCTGCTGACGCCGCTCACCAGCGTCGACCCCAACATGGGCGTCGCCTGGCTCGTCGGCTCCTTCATGCTGGTGATGGTGGCGGGGCAGTCGTTCGGCGCGCTCGCGCTCGCCTGCCTGCTGCTCGGCGGCGCGCAGGTGGTCGTCTCCACCTACGTCAGCCCCATCCTCGGCGGCATCACCGTCGCCGTCCTCGCCGCCTTCATCCTCCGCCTCTCGCCGAAAGGGTTCTCCCGTGCCTGA
- a CDS encoding ABC transporter permease subunit: protein MTGAAPAVRRRRGLVLLALAIVACAVMLLAPAVLDRFSLNVLTRSMIFAMLAITVDLLWGFTGILTFGQAAFFGIGAYATAMILTHVGDSAPYLALGLLAAVVLPMIVGAAVGWLTFYPGSSAFYATIISLVVPIVVTQLIYSGGTWTGSSSGLVGYWGMPLSLEGYFRLVGVVLVVITFAALVFVRSDAGRLLTAIRNNETRCAYLGLNTQRIKILLTAALAGVTGIAGFLYANASGVVAPENAGFVFGTELVVWTALGGRGTIVGPVLGAVGIGYLSAELSGDLPFLWQLLIGSLFVLVIIVMPNGLAALAAPLKAWRRAAPVPALVAVPTAPRERTGTAPLLVMEQVAKSYGSQKVLDDVTLTVEPGELVSLVGPNGAGKTTLMRCMTDGSAASGGTVKINGTSIAGMLPDEIVARGIGRKFQVASVFEDLNVAECLRMARASHHAPSLVTASDTLGLPQSAIDILRLTGLDRMLATPVSLLSHGQKQSLELAMVVALEPELILLDEPTAGLTKTERTTIGTVLRTLTAERGMAAILVEHDLDFVREISSRIVVLHQGRLVVDGTVEEAVNADIVKKIYSGGGHD, encoded by the coding sequence ATGACCGGTGCGGCGCCCGCGGTCCGGCGGCGCCGCGGCCTGGTGCTCCTCGCCCTCGCGATCGTCGCCTGCGCGGTGATGCTCCTCGCCCCGGCCGTCCTCGACCGCTTCTCGCTCAACGTGCTGACGCGCTCGATGATCTTCGCGATGCTGGCGATCACGGTGGACCTCCTGTGGGGCTTCACCGGCATCCTCACCTTCGGGCAGGCCGCCTTCTTCGGGATCGGCGCCTACGCCACGGCGATGATCCTCACGCACGTCGGCGATTCCGCGCCCTACCTCGCCCTCGGCCTGCTCGCGGCGGTGGTGCTGCCGATGATCGTCGGCGCGGCGGTCGGCTGGCTGACCTTCTACCCCGGCTCCTCGGCCTTCTACGCGACGATCATCTCGCTGGTGGTGCCGATCGTCGTCACCCAGCTCATCTACTCCGGCGGCACGTGGACCGGCTCGTCCTCCGGCCTCGTCGGCTACTGGGGCATGCCGCTGTCGCTGGAGGGCTACTTCCGCCTCGTCGGCGTCGTCCTGGTGGTGATCACCTTCGCCGCCCTCGTCTTCGTCCGCTCCGACGCGGGCCGGCTCCTCACCGCCATCCGCAACAACGAGACGCGCTGCGCCTACCTCGGCCTCAACACCCAGCGCATCAAGATCCTGCTGACGGCGGCGCTCGCGGGCGTCACCGGCATCGCCGGCTTCCTCTACGCCAACGCCTCCGGGGTGGTGGCGCCGGAGAACGCCGGCTTCGTCTTCGGCACCGAGCTCGTCGTGTGGACGGCGCTCGGCGGGCGCGGGACGATCGTCGGCCCGGTGCTCGGCGCGGTCGGCATCGGCTACCTCTCGGCGGAGCTCTCCGGGGACCTTCCGTTCCTGTGGCAGCTCCTCATCGGGTCGCTCTTCGTCCTCGTCATCATCGTCATGCCGAACGGCCTCGCCGCGCTCGCGGCGCCGCTGAAGGCCTGGCGCCGCGCGGCCCCGGTGCCGGCGCTCGTCGCCGTGCCGACCGCCCCGCGCGAGCGGACCGGCACCGCGCCGCTTCTGGTGATGGAGCAGGTCGCCAAGTCCTACGGCAGCCAGAAGGTGCTCGACGACGTGACCCTCACCGTGGAGCCGGGCGAGCTCGTCAGCCTCGTCGGCCCGAACGGCGCCGGCAAGACGACGCTGATGCGCTGCATGACCGACGGCTCGGCCGCCAGCGGCGGGACCGTGAAGATCAACGGCACCTCCATCGCCGGCATGCTGCCGGACGAGATCGTCGCCCGCGGCATCGGCCGCAAGTTCCAGGTCGCCAGCGTGTTCGAGGACCTCAACGTCGCCGAGTGCCTGCGGATGGCGAGAGCCTCCCACCACGCGCCGAGCCTCGTCACCGCGTCCGACACGCTGGGCCTGCCGCAGTCGGCGATCGACATCCTGCGCCTCACCGGCCTCGACCGGATGCTGGCGACGCCGGTCTCCCTCCTGTCGCACGGCCAGAAGCAGAGCCTGGAGCTTGCCATGGTCGTCGCCCTGGAGCCCGAGCTGATCCTGCTCGACGAGCCGACCGCCGGCCTCACCAAGACCGAGCGGACCACCATCGGCACCGTCCTCAGGACGCTGACCGCCGAGCGCGGGATGGCCGCCATCCTCGTCGAGCACGACCTCGACTTCGTGCGCGAGATCTCGAGCCGGATCGTCGTGCTCCACCAGGGCCGCCTCGTCGTCGACGGCACCGTGGAAGAGGCCGTCAACGCCGACATCGTGAAGAAGATCTACTCCGGAGGCGGCCATGACTGA
- a CDS encoding ABC transporter ATP-binding protein, which translates to MTDVLDRPAATTAKLALEDITSGYGNVEIIKSLSLGVRPGEIFALMGKNGMGKTTLLKTIVGLLPARRGRILLDGADVTKKGPKTMADAGVAYAPQEQPLFQDLSIRDNLRLALRSDRALAEGLERVYGHFPFLADRLAQKAGTLSGGEQKMLIIARAMMTAPKLLLIDEISEGLQPTVIERIAAALRDERANGTTVLIVEQHLAFALSIADRWAVMKLGQIDDAGEIGPDTEARMLEHLRI; encoded by the coding sequence ATGACTGACGTGCTCGACCGGCCCGCGGCGACGACCGCCAAGCTCGCGCTCGAGGACATCACCTCGGGCTACGGCAACGTCGAGATCATCAAGTCGCTCTCGCTCGGCGTGCGCCCCGGCGAGATCTTCGCCCTCATGGGCAAGAACGGCATGGGCAAGACGACGCTCCTGAAAACGATCGTCGGCCTCCTCCCGGCGCGACGCGGCCGCATCCTCCTCGACGGCGCGGACGTGACGAAGAAGGGGCCGAAGACGATGGCGGACGCGGGCGTCGCCTACGCCCCGCAGGAGCAGCCGCTCTTCCAGGACCTTTCGATCCGCGACAACCTCCGCCTCGCCCTGCGCTCCGACCGGGCGCTCGCCGAGGGGCTGGAGCGCGTCTACGGCCACTTCCCGTTCCTCGCGGACCGACTGGCACAGAAGGCGGGCACGCTCTCGGGCGGCGAGCAGAAGATGCTGATCATCGCCCGCGCCATGATGACGGCGCCGAAGCTCCTCCTCATCGACGAGATCTCCGAGGGGCTCCAGCCCACCGTCATCGAGCGGATCGCCGCCGCGCTGCGGGACGAGCGGGCCAACGGCACCACCGTCCTCATCGTCGAGCAGCACCTCGCCTTCGCCCTGTCGATCGCCGACCGCTGGGCGGTGATGAAGCTCGGCCAGATCGACGACGCCGGCGAGATCGGCCCCGACACGGAGGCGCGCATGCTGGAGCACCTGCGGATCTGA
- a CDS encoding invasion associated locus B family protein, which yields MGTLTRNWTTAWRRAGRALVVTMVSLTLFGGVTARAQSPDALTETYRDWTVRCSTTDGDERRCWMVQRLNRTGTEERILQVELAVSGDTSTMVFLLPFGILFSPGVKVAIDEEAARTLAFRTCYPSGCIVQESPTDAVLSAMRRGQAMTVGLVVAQNEAALNLSVSLAGFSAAYNRLSELSAG from the coding sequence ATGGGCACTTTGACGCGCAACTGGACAACGGCATGGCGGCGGGCGGGCCGCGCCTTGGTTGTCACGATGGTCTCGCTGACCCTCTTCGGCGGCGTCACCGCCCGCGCCCAGAGCCCCGACGCCCTCACCGAGACCTACCGGGACTGGACCGTCCGGTGCAGCACGACCGACGGCGACGAGCGCCGCTGCTGGATGGTGCAGCGCCTCAACCGCACCGGCACCGAGGAACGCATCCTCCAGGTCGAGCTGGCGGTGTCGGGCGATACCTCCACGATGGTGTTCCTGCTCCCCTTCGGCATCCTCTTCTCGCCGGGCGTGAAGGTCGCGATCGACGAGGAGGCGGCGCGCACGCTGGCCTTCCGCACCTGCTACCCCTCCGGCTGCATCGTGCAGGAATCGCCGACCGACGCCGTGCTGAGCGCCATGCGGCGCGGTCAGGCGATGACCGTCGGACTGGTGGTGGCGCAGAACGAGGCCGCGCTGAACCTCAGCGTCTCCCTCGCCGGCTTCTCGGCCGCCTACAACAGGCTCTCCGAACTCTCCGCCGGCTGA
- the phnF gene encoding phosphonate metabolism transcriptional regulator PhnF → MAKLARGQWQAVEEALAKDIAGGAFGDTMQLPTEAAMMERFGVGRHSVRRAVAELERRGLVDVRHGKGVFVRTGRLDYRLSNRTRFSQNLLGQGREPSGQALREEEINVPGHVAEALRLPPGERVYHIVRRGLADDEVVNYSNAYYPVRRFPGLNEARRAGRGTTAVLAEYGVADYIRLRTDLVVRMPSAEEARQLDQPRTVPVIVTKKVDVDMRGVPISYSETAWASERVQFSIDNTAELLDALAAAGTAEAAEPPAAPSGPRVRVPRES, encoded by the coding sequence ATGGCGAAGCTGGCACGCGGGCAGTGGCAGGCGGTCGAGGAGGCCCTCGCGAAGGACATCGCGGGCGGCGCCTTCGGCGACACCATGCAGCTCCCGACCGAGGCGGCGATGATGGAGCGCTTCGGCGTCGGCCGCCACAGCGTGCGCCGCGCCGTCGCCGAGCTCGAACGGCGCGGCCTGGTCGACGTCCGCCACGGCAAGGGGGTCTTCGTGCGGACGGGGCGGCTCGACTACCGCCTGTCCAACCGTACGCGCTTCTCGCAGAACCTCCTCGGTCAGGGCCGCGAGCCCTCCGGCCAGGCCCTGCGCGAGGAGGAGATCAACGTGCCCGGCCACGTCGCCGAGGCGCTGCGCCTGCCGCCCGGCGAGCGCGTGTATCACATCGTGCGCCGCGGCCTCGCCGACGACGAGGTGGTGAACTACTCCAACGCCTACTACCCGGTGCGCCGCTTTCCCGGCCTCAACGAGGCCCGCCGCGCCGGCCGCGGCACGACGGCCGTCCTCGCCGAGTACGGCGTGGCGGACTACATCCGCCTGCGCACCGACCTCGTCGTGCGCATGCCCTCGGCCGAGGAGGCGCGCCAGCTCGACCAGCCCCGCACCGTCCCCGTCATCGTCACCAAGAAGGTCGACGTCGACATGCGGGGCGTGCCCATCAGCTACTCCGAGACGGCGTGGGCGAGCGAGCGCGTCCAGTTCTCGATCGACAACACTGCCGAGCTGCTCGACGCCCTCGCCGCCGCCGGCACGGCCGAGGCGGCGGAGCCGCCCGCTGCGCCGTCCGGGCCGCGGGTCAGGGTGCCGCGCGAGTCCTGA
- a CDS encoding alpha-D-ribose 1-methylphosphonate 5-triphosphate diphosphatase, which translates to MWLSEFDLVLPDRVVPNGAVRIEDGRIAEVREGPVAEAAIRGGGRLLMPGFIDIHGDMVEREVEPRPGVRMPLELSILEHDKKLAATGVTTAYASLSFSPNSPITGKVRTEETTRGIIEAIVGMRDELLVDHRIHARFEVTFPRAAEVVQDLMRRGAVDLVSLMDHTPGQGQYRDIEKYAAFMANARGISVENAHTQVRKRISDGLAAAGTTTATITAMTAIAAEHGIAIASHDDDTADKVALMRDFGAGISEFPVTIEAAREAKRRGMWTAMGAPNALRGVSYSGNLSARELYEMGMLDILAADYHPPAILPSILLLADLRGGLPEAAALTSLNPARAAGLHDRGAIAPGLRADLVVADHAPRPRLRATFSAGRMVYGDGTLAVAPQGAPALAL; encoded by the coding sequence ATGTGGCTGAGTGAGTTCGACCTCGTCCTCCCCGATCGCGTGGTCCCGAACGGGGCCGTGCGCATCGAGGACGGGCGGATCGCCGAGGTGCGCGAGGGTCCTGTCGCCGAGGCCGCGATCCGTGGCGGCGGCCGGCTCCTGATGCCCGGCTTCATCGACATCCACGGCGACATGGTGGAGCGCGAGGTGGAGCCGCGGCCCGGCGTCAGGATGCCGCTCGAGCTCTCCATCCTGGAGCACGACAAGAAGCTCGCCGCGACGGGCGTGACGACGGCCTACGCCTCGCTCTCCTTCAGCCCCAACTCGCCCATCACCGGCAAGGTGCGCACCGAGGAGACGACGCGCGGCATCATCGAGGCGATCGTCGGCATGCGGGACGAACTGCTGGTCGACCACCGCATCCACGCCCGCTTCGAGGTGACGTTCCCGCGCGCGGCGGAGGTGGTGCAGGACCTCATGCGGCGCGGCGCGGTCGACCTCGTCTCGCTGATGGACCACACCCCGGGGCAGGGCCAGTACCGCGACATCGAGAAGTACGCCGCGTTCATGGCGAACGCGCGCGGCATCTCGGTCGAGAACGCGCACACGCAGGTCAGGAAGCGCATCTCCGACGGTCTCGCCGCCGCCGGCACCACGACGGCGACGATCACCGCGATGACCGCGATCGCCGCCGAGCACGGCATCGCCATCGCCTCGCACGACGACGACACGGCCGACAAGGTGGCGCTGATGCGCGACTTCGGCGCCGGGATCAGCGAGTTTCCGGTCACGATCGAGGCCGCGCGCGAGGCCAAGCGGCGGGGGATGTGGACGGCGATGGGGGCGCCGAACGCGCTGCGCGGCGTCTCCTACTCGGGCAACCTCTCGGCCCGCGAGCTCTACGAGATGGGGATGCTCGACATCCTCGCCGCGGACTACCACCCGCCGGCGATCCTGCCGTCCATCCTCCTGCTGGCGGACCTGCGGGGCGGGCTGCCGGAGGCGGCGGCGCTCACCAGCCTCAACCCGGCCCGCGCCGCGGGGCTTCACGACCGGGGCGCCATCGCGCCGGGGCTGAGGGCGGACCTCGTGGTCGCCGACCACGCGCCGCGGCCGCGCCTGCGCGCCACCTTCAGCGCCGGGCGGATGGTCTACGGCGACGGCACGCTCGCCGTCGCGCCGCAGGGAGCGCCGGCCCTCGCCCTCTGA
- a CDS encoding phosphonate C-P lyase system protein PhnL — MTHDRGTARSPSPAPAGTVLAVAGLAKTFTMHHLGRLLPGFADVTFTLGAGEFLLLTGENGAGKSTLLRTIYRSCLPGAGSAVFTMADGRSIDLARAADVDIVELRKGEIGFVTQFLNARPRVSAEELVAEPLLLAGSDREEARREARRMLGAFGLKRALWPAYPSTFSGGEQQKVNLARALVHPPRLLLLDEPTASLDRTARAALVERLASMKSAGVAMIGVFHHPEDVAPLVDRDVRLERRREHEEADDVAE; from the coding sequence ATGACCCACGACCGGGGCACGGCCCGGTCCCCCTCGCCTGCCCCGGCCGGCACGGTCCTCGCGGTCGCGGGACTCGCGAAGACGTTCACGATGCATCACCTCGGCCGCCTGCTGCCGGGGTTCGCGGACGTCACCTTCACCCTCGGCGCCGGGGAGTTCCTGCTGCTGACGGGGGAGAACGGGGCCGGGAAGTCGACGCTGCTGCGGACGATCTACCGCTCCTGCCTGCCCGGCGCGGGCTCGGCGGTGTTCACCATGGCCGACGGGCGGTCCATCGACCTCGCCCGCGCCGCCGACGTCGACATCGTCGAGCTGCGCAAGGGCGAGATCGGCTTCGTGACGCAGTTCCTCAACGCCCGCCCGCGCGTCTCGGCGGAGGAGCTGGTCGCCGAACCGCTCCTCCTCGCCGGCAGCGACCGCGAGGAGGCGCGGCGGGAGGCGCGGCGCATGCTGGGGGCCTTCGGCCTTAAGCGGGCGCTGTGGCCGGCCTATCCGTCCACCTTCTCGGGCGGGGAGCAGCAGAAGGTGAACCTTGCGCGCGCGCTGGTCCACCCGCCCCGGCTGCTCCTCCTCGACGAGCCGACCGCCTCGCTCGACCGGACGGCCCGCGCCGCCCTCGTCGAGCGCCTCGCGAGCATGAAGTCCGCAGGCGTTGCGATGATCGGCGTTTTCCACCATCCCGAGGACGTCGCGCCCCTGGTGGACCGCGACGTCCGGCTGGAGCGACGCCGCGAACACGAAGAGGCTGACGATGTGGCTGAGTGA